A single region of the Salvia splendens isolate huo1 chromosome 18, SspV2, whole genome shotgun sequence genome encodes:
- the LOC121777005 gene encoding MLP-like protein 43 — protein sequence MNDIAKIFPAAFTGVELVEGEEGAVGSIKIWHYIVGAIPTTAKVLTEAIDDAAKIITFSVLEGDLLLVYKSFKVTLTVKDGLAEWSIEYEKATILSPPPQLYVPLAVTLCTLVDAYLLIN from the exons ATGAACGACATTGCCAAGATATTCCCCGCCGCCTTCACCGGAGTTGAGCTTGTCGAAGGAGAGGAAGGCGCCGTTGGCTCCATCAAGATCTGGCACTATATTGTTG GTGCGATTCCAACAACTGCTAAGGTTCTGACAGAGGCAATAGATGATGCTGCAAAAATCATCACATTTTCTGTTTTGGAAGGAGATCTTTTGTTAGTGTACAAGAGTTTTAAAGTGACTCTTACTGTGAAAGATGGTTTGGCAGAATGGAGCATTGAGTATGAGAAAGCTACTATTCTCTCTCCTCCACCTCAGCTATATGTTCCTCTTGCCGTTACTCTCTGCACTCTCGTCGATGCCTATCTTCTCATCAACTGA